The proteins below come from a single Halobacillus salinarum genomic window:
- the buk gene encoding butyrate kinase yields the protein MVLQTHRILVINPGSTSTKIGVFDNEEEVFEKTIRHKPEELTPYKRVIDQFDFRKQVILDELDQEGINIGKLSAVCGRGGLLRPIEGGTYEVNEAMLQDLKDGYNGEHASNLGGIIAHEIAKGLNIGAYIVDPVVVDELEDIARVSGVPEIPRKSIFHALNQKAVARRAAVDLHQTYSSSRLIVAHMGGGITVGAHLGGRVIDVNNGLHGDGPFSPERAGTVPAGDLVSLCFSGQYFRDEVMKKLVGQGGLMAYLDTNDGREVEQMIEHGDRKAKLVFDAMAYQIAKEIGSMSAAMEGKVDAIVLTGGLAYGKAFVEEISKRVHWIADVLVYPGENELEALNEGTLRILNHEEIPKQYPNFVE from the coding sequence ATGGTTTTGCAAACACATCGAATTCTAGTGATTAATCCAGGCTCAACTTCTACAAAGATAGGTGTCTTTGATAATGAAGAAGAAGTTTTTGAAAAAACGATTCGTCATAAGCCTGAAGAATTAACCCCCTACAAACGAGTAATTGACCAATTTGACTTTCGGAAACAAGTGATCTTGGACGAGCTTGATCAAGAAGGGATTAATATCGGAAAGTTAAGTGCTGTCTGTGGACGAGGCGGTCTCCTTCGACCGATCGAAGGTGGTACTTATGAAGTAAATGAAGCCATGCTTCAAGATTTGAAAGATGGTTATAATGGAGAGCATGCCTCGAATTTGGGAGGCATCATCGCCCATGAAATTGCGAAGGGTCTGAATATAGGTGCTTATATTGTAGACCCGGTGGTTGTAGATGAACTGGAAGATATTGCGAGAGTATCAGGGGTCCCTGAAATTCCTAGAAAAAGCATATTTCATGCCTTGAATCAAAAAGCAGTGGCAAGGAGAGCGGCGGTTGATTTACACCAGACCTATTCAAGCTCACGTCTCATCGTTGCTCATATGGGCGGCGGCATCACAGTCGGGGCTCACTTAGGAGGCAGGGTAATCGATGTAAATAACGGTCTTCACGGCGATGGTCCTTTCTCACCGGAAAGAGCGGGTACTGTACCTGCTGGAGACCTGGTTTCGCTCTGTTTCTCAGGTCAGTACTTTCGTGATGAAGTCATGAAAAAGCTGGTTGGACAGGGAGGTTTAATGGCCTACCTTGACACCAATGATGGCAGGGAAGTAGAGCAGATGATAGAACACGGAGACCGCAAGGCTAAGCTTGTATTTGATGCCATGGCGTATCAGATTGCTAAAGAAATTGGCAGCATGAGCGCAGCTATGGAAGGAAAAGTGGACGCCATTGTGCTCACTGGGGGACTGGCTTACGGGAAAGCGTTCGTAGAAGAAATATCAAAGCGCGTGCATTGGATTGCAGATGTGCTGGTCTATCCAGGTGAGAATGAATTGGAAGCTTTAAACGAAGGAACATTACGGATTTTAAATCACGAAGAAATACCAAAGCAATATCCTAATTTCGTTGAATAG
- a CDS encoding DUF2627 family protein: MRDALFGIFHPIFLHIVIQGFAGFLLLIGGIGFIGGYILHRDKKRNLTKGRFKQK; this comes from the coding sequence ATGCGGGATGCCTTGTTTGGCATATTCCATCCTATATTTCTGCACATCGTAATCCAAGGTTTTGCAGGATTCCTTCTCTTAATAGGAGGAATCGGTTTTATTGGAGGGTACATTTTACATAGAGATAAGAAAAGAAATTTAACAAAAGGACGCTTCAAACAAAAGTAA
- a CDS encoding 3'-5' exonuclease has protein sequence MLPTDLQILKYILFEKPMYYFKMKPYFRWHSYEQLTKELTSFNKRAVSSKVMHQKSLTELEYTIFDLETTGFIPEIGHEIISIGAIRIQGLESCSVRTFHQLVQPIRYVSRYTLKLTGLTRSQLENASPFFEVFLRFMEFSRGSVLVAHPAKFDMRFLQTMLKRWKLPAYSPFVLDSQKMAQWLMPDSRHQLDPLLRQFKIEKKERHHALNDAIMTAELFYNLLQLTLEREVSTLGSLNKKLNQLSKE, from the coding sequence ATGTTACCGACGGATCTGCAAATACTAAAATATATTCTATTCGAAAAGCCAATGTATTATTTCAAAATGAAGCCCTATTTCCGATGGCATTCCTATGAACAATTAACAAAAGAACTGACCTCGTTTAACAAGCGGGCTGTCTCTTCAAAAGTAATGCATCAGAAATCATTAACAGAGCTTGAATACACCATCTTTGACTTGGAAACCACTGGTTTCATTCCCGAAATTGGACATGAAATCATTTCAATTGGGGCCATTCGCATCCAAGGTCTAGAATCATGTTCCGTTCGTACGTTTCATCAACTCGTTCAACCGATCCGTTATGTCAGCAGGTACACGCTGAAATTAACAGGATTAACCCGAAGCCAGTTGGAAAACGCGAGCCCTTTTTTTGAAGTGTTTCTCCGGTTTATGGAATTCAGCCGAGGTTCCGTGTTAGTCGCCCATCCGGCCAAATTTGATATGCGTTTTTTGCAGACGATGCTAAAAAGGTGGAAGCTTCCCGCTTATAGTCCGTTCGTGCTCGATTCTCAAAAGATGGCCCAGTGGCTGATGCCTGATTCACGACATCAACTTGATCCATTACTCCGTCAATTTAAGATCGAAAAAAAAGAGCGTCATCATGCTTTAAATGATGCGATTATGACAGCAGAGCTTTTTTATAACCTTCTACAACTCACTTTGGAACGTGAAGTTTCGACATTAGGCAGTCTGAACAAAAAGCTTAATCAATTAAGTAAAGAGTGA
- a CDS encoding aspartate kinase, which produces MKVVKFGGSSVADANQIRKITGIIEDDSKRKVIVVSAPGKRYAEDTKTTDLLIELGKSIKNDQMDSQIYEQIIERFSSMTAELELEEQVLHTIKSRIDEAVTQLQSKQKNAMDALKSCGEDGSALMLSAYLKTQGHTSSYVNPKDAGILVSDQPGGALVMDESFDKLYGLREREGILVIPGFFGYTPEGSLVTFSRGGSDITGSIVAAGVQAELYENFTDVDSVFCVNPAIVENPKQLLSLTYKEMRELSYAGFSVFHDEALIPAFKKKIPVCIKNTNNPQGNGTMIVADLPEREEHVVGIASDKGFLNLYVSKYLMNRELGFGRKLLQILEEEEISFEHAPSGIDDMSVIIREHHLSAEKEMKVMDRIKQELDVDTVNIERDMAMIMLVGEGMNQTVGIASQAAEAFRKANVNIEMINQGSSEVSMMFGVHSDALSAAVKSLYHTFFE; this is translated from the coding sequence ATGAAAGTAGTCAAATTTGGTGGAAGTTCAGTAGCCGATGCAAATCAAATCAGAAAAATTACCGGCATCATTGAAGATGATTCTAAACGAAAGGTAATCGTAGTATCAGCACCAGGCAAACGGTACGCTGAAGACACAAAGACTACAGATTTGTTAATCGAATTAGGAAAGTCCATTAAAAATGATCAAATGGATTCACAAATATATGAACAAATTATCGAACGCTTTTCTTCAATGACGGCTGAACTGGAGCTTGAAGAACAAGTCTTACATACCATTAAATCAAGGATTGATGAGGCGGTCACCCAGCTTCAGTCAAAACAAAAAAATGCCATGGATGCGTTGAAATCCTGCGGAGAAGACGGCTCCGCATTAATGTTAAGCGCTTATTTAAAAACTCAAGGGCACACTTCTTCTTATGTAAACCCTAAGGATGCAGGGATATTAGTCAGTGATCAGCCTGGCGGTGCGCTGGTCATGGATGAAAGCTTTGACAAGCTTTATGGACTTAGAGAACGAGAAGGAATTTTAGTAATCCCTGGTTTTTTCGGTTACACTCCTGAAGGATCACTGGTTACTTTTTCAAGAGGCGGATCTGACATTACAGGCTCTATCGTTGCGGCTGGAGTTCAAGCTGAATTATACGAAAACTTTACGGATGTGGATTCTGTGTTCTGTGTCAATCCTGCTATTGTTGAGAATCCAAAACAGCTTTTGTCCCTTACTTACAAAGAGATGCGTGAACTATCTTATGCCGGTTTTTCCGTGTTTCACGATGAAGCATTAATTCCAGCGTTTAAAAAGAAAATTCCAGTGTGTATTAAAAACACGAACAACCCACAAGGGAACGGGACAATGATCGTTGCTGATTTGCCGGAGAGAGAAGAGCATGTGGTAGGGATTGCAAGTGACAAAGGGTTTCTCAACTTATATGTCAGTAAATATCTGATGAACAGGGAACTTGGATTTGGACGTAAGCTCCTTCAAATTCTCGAAGAGGAAGAAATTTCTTTTGAACATGCACCTTCTGGTATTGACGATATGTCCGTAATCATCAGAGAGCACCACTTGTCTGCGGAGAAGGAAATGAAAGTGATGGACCGCATCAAGCAGGAATTAGATGTCGATACAGTCAATATCGAACGAGATATGGCAATGATCATGCTGGTAGGGGAAGGGATGAATCAAACCGTGGGCATCGCAAGTCAAGCTGCCGAAGCTTTTCGCAAAGCGAATGTCAACATTGAGATGATTAACCAAGGATCGTCCGAGGTTTCGATGATGTTTGGGGTTCATTCTGACGCTCTTTCTGCAGCAGTAAAATCACTTTACCATACTTTTTTTGAATAG
- the spo0A gene encoding sporulation transcription factor Spo0A yields the protein MEKIQVCLADDNRELVKLLEEYFEDTRDIEVIGTAYNGKECLEQVENKQPDVLILDIIMPHLDGLAVLNKIKEMDKKPEVIMLTAFGQEEVTKKAVDLGAAYFMMKPFDLDHLAEQVRQIKHAGDPINRAIGSSYSSAKTKKPDLDTSITHIIHEVGVPAHIKGYLYLREAITMVYNDLELLGSITKVLYPDIAAKFNTTASRVERAIRHAIEVAWNRGNIDAISSLFGYTISNTKAKPTNSEFIAMVADRLRLEHKAS from the coding sequence ATGGAAAAGATTCAAGTTTGTTTGGCAGATGATAATCGTGAGCTGGTAAAGCTTCTTGAGGAATATTTCGAGGATACAAGGGATATTGAAGTCATTGGGACAGCTTATAATGGAAAAGAATGCTTGGAACAGGTAGAGAATAAGCAGCCGGACGTTTTAATCCTTGACATTATTATGCCTCATTTAGATGGACTAGCTGTATTAAATAAGATAAAGGAGATGGACAAGAAGCCTGAAGTTATTATGCTCACGGCTTTCGGTCAGGAAGAAGTGACGAAAAAGGCCGTCGATTTAGGGGCTGCATACTTTATGATGAAGCCATTTGACCTTGACCATCTTGCTGAACAAGTCCGCCAAATCAAACATGCAGGCGATCCAATTAACCGTGCAATCGGAAGCAGTTACTCTTCTGCGAAAACGAAAAAGCCTGACCTTGACACGAGTATCACTCATATCATTCATGAAGTAGGGGTGCCGGCCCATATTAAAGGGTACTTATACTTGCGTGAAGCCATTACTATGGTCTACAACGATCTTGAATTGCTGGGTTCCATTACAAAAGTCCTCTATCCAGATATTGCAGCTAAATTTAATACTACAGCCTCACGCGTAGAGCGTGCCATCCGCCACGCAATTGAGGTCGCTTGGAATCGTGGCAACATTGATGCCATTTCTTCATTGTTCGGCTACACGATTTCCAATACGAAAGCGAAGCCGACGAATAGTGAATTTATTGCGATGGTAGCTGACCGTCTGCGTCTCGAACATAAAGCTTCTTAA
- the lpdA gene encoding dihydrolipoyl dehydrogenase gives MAEEYDLVVLGGGTGGYVAAIRASKLGLKTAIVESRELGGTCLHRGCIPSKALLRSAEVYRQTKEADTYGVVAENTSLNFPKVQERKQSIVDTLHKGVQGLMKKGKIDVYEGFGRILGPSIFSPTAGTISVEMNNGEENEMLIPKNVLIATGSSPKLLPGMEADGTFVMTSDEALNMEELPESILIIGGGVIGIEWASMLADFGVKVTVLEYLPQILPTEDEEVFKEILKQMKKKGVQVVTSAKVLPESLQTSEGVSIEAEVNESTETFKAERMLVSVGRAANVKNIGLENTSIEVDKGVIQTNKFYQTKESHIYAIGDVIGGMQLAHVASHEGITAVEHMADQHPHPINYEHVPSCIYSNPEAASVGLTEQQAKEQGFEVKTGKFSFQAIGKALVFGETDGFVKIVADKKTDDLLGVHMVGPHVTDMISEAGLAKVLDATPWEIAESIHPHPTLAEAIGEAAMAVDGNQIHG, from the coding sequence ATGGCAGAAGAGTATGATTTAGTGGTTTTAGGAGGAGGCACTGGCGGATATGTGGCCGCCATCCGTGCTTCAAAGCTGGGCTTAAAAACTGCAATAGTAGAAAGCAGAGAGCTTGGCGGTACGTGTCTGCACCGCGGCTGTATTCCTTCTAAGGCACTTTTACGAAGTGCAGAAGTTTACCGGCAGACGAAGGAAGCTGATACTTACGGTGTAGTGGCAGAGAATACGTCTCTCAATTTTCCGAAAGTACAGGAGAGAAAGCAGTCCATTGTCGACACGTTACATAAGGGTGTTCAAGGGCTGATGAAAAAAGGGAAAATTGATGTTTATGAAGGCTTTGGCCGCATCTTGGGCCCATCGATTTTTTCTCCAACTGCGGGTACGATCTCTGTGGAAATGAACAATGGTGAAGAGAATGAAATGCTTATTCCCAAAAATGTGTTAATCGCCACGGGTTCAAGTCCTAAGCTGCTCCCTGGAATGGAAGCAGACGGTACATTTGTGATGACATCGGATGAAGCTTTGAATATGGAAGAACTGCCTGAGTCCATCCTTATCATTGGAGGAGGGGTCATTGGAATAGAATGGGCTTCTATGCTTGCAGACTTTGGTGTGAAAGTCACGGTGCTTGAATACCTCCCTCAAATTCTGCCGACAGAAGATGAAGAAGTTTTTAAAGAGATCTTGAAACAGATGAAGAAAAAAGGAGTACAAGTCGTAACCAGTGCGAAAGTTCTCCCTGAATCATTGCAAACAAGTGAAGGCGTTTCCATCGAGGCTGAAGTGAACGAATCGACAGAAACATTTAAAGCTGAGCGAATGCTTGTATCGGTAGGACGCGCAGCCAATGTGAAAAACATCGGTTTAGAGAATACTTCCATTGAAGTAGATAAAGGTGTTATTCAAACGAATAAATTCTACCAGACGAAAGAATCCCATATTTACGCTATCGGAGATGTAATTGGCGGGATGCAGCTTGCTCATGTGGCTTCCCACGAAGGCATAACTGCCGTGGAACATATGGCAGATCAGCATCCACATCCGATTAATTATGAACATGTGCCGTCGTGTATTTATTCAAACCCTGAAGCAGCAAGCGTTGGGTTAACAGAGCAGCAGGCCAAAGAACAGGGGTTTGAAGTGAAAACTGGTAAATTCTCTTTTCAGGCTATTGGCAAGGCACTCGTATTCGGTGAAACAGATGGGTTCGTAAAAATCGTAGCAGATAAGAAAACCGATGATTTACTTGGTGTGCATATGGTAGGACCACATGTAACGGATATGATTTCTGAGGCTGGATTAGCGAAAGTTTTGGATGCCACTCCTTGGGAGATTGCAGAAAGCATCCACCCGCATCCGACTCTTGCGGAAGCTATTGGAGAGGCTGCCATGGCCGTAGACGGGAACCAAATTCATGGATAG
- the yqiS gene encoding phosphate butyryltransferase, translating to MKTLDEMVDQLDRQEKKTVAVAQAANPEVLKSVKLATEKEMAKFLLTGSSKEIERLAEEIQLNTSRDDIIVYDCKEEESAEEAVKAVHMNEAQVVMKGHIDTKTLLKAVLHKEYGLRAGGVLSHVALFEIPNQDRLLFLTDAGMNIAPTLDEKVQIINNAVHVANQAGWSQPKVAVLAAVEVVNPSMEATTDAAVLTQMNKRGQIKNCLVDGPLAFDNAVDLRAAREKGIHSEVAGQADILVVPTIEAANALYKSFMYFANAKVAAVISGAKAPIVLTSRADTAASKVYSLALALNSNK from the coding sequence ATGAAAACGTTAGACGAAATGGTTGATCAGCTTGATAGACAGGAAAAGAAAACAGTAGCTGTGGCACAGGCAGCAAATCCAGAAGTGCTGAAGTCGGTTAAACTCGCGACTGAAAAAGAAATGGCGAAGTTTTTATTAACCGGTTCTTCTAAAGAAATTGAAAGGCTCGCTGAAGAAATCCAGCTCAATACCTCAAGGGATGACATCATTGTTTATGACTGTAAAGAAGAGGAGTCGGCTGAAGAAGCTGTTAAAGCTGTCCATATGAATGAAGCGCAAGTAGTTATGAAAGGACACATTGATACAAAAACCCTCTTAAAGGCAGTCCTCCATAAAGAGTATGGCTTGAGAGCGGGAGGAGTCTTATCACATGTGGCGTTGTTTGAAATTCCTAATCAGGACCGCTTACTATTCTTAACTGATGCTGGGATGAACATTGCGCCTACTTTAGATGAAAAAGTACAAATCATTAATAATGCGGTTCATGTTGCTAATCAAGCAGGGTGGTCCCAGCCTAAGGTTGCAGTTCTCGCAGCGGTTGAAGTAGTCAATCCTTCGATGGAAGCTACGACGGATGCGGCGGTACTAACGCAGATGAACAAAAGGGGACAAATTAAGAATTGCCTAGTTGATGGTCCGCTTGCATTTGATAATGCGGTTGACTTGAGAGCAGCTAGAGAGAAGGGAATACACTCGGAAGTCGCAGGACAAGCAGATATTCTAGTGGTACCTACCATCGAAGCAGCCAATGCGTTATATAAGTCGTTTATGTACTTTGCGAATGCAAAAGTGGCAGCAGTTATCAGCGGTGCTAAAGCTCCGATCGTATTAACTTCACGAGCAGATACAGCAGCCAGCAAAGTGTACTCTTTGGCACTTGCTTTAAATTCAAACAAATAG
- a CDS encoding thiamine pyrophosphate-dependent dehydrogenase E1 component subunit alpha: MAENRHQSLGLSDEQVLDMFRTMLLARKIDERMWLLNRAGKIPFVISCQGQEAAQVGASYALDREKDYALPYYRDMGVVLSFGMTAQDLMLSGFAKAEDPNSGGRQMPGHFGQKKNRIVTGSSPVTTQVPHAVGIALAAKMEKKDYVSLVTFGEGSSNQGDFHEGANFAGVHKLPVIFMVENNKYAISVPVAKQLACEKVSDRAIGYGMPGYTVDGNDPLAVYEVVKEAAERGRKGEGPTLIEAVSYRLTPHSSDDDDRTYRERDEVDEAKKKDSIVTFANYLREQNILTEEKETELNEEINQLVNEATEYAENAEYAEAESALHYVYEE, translated from the coding sequence ATGGCTGAGAACCGCCATCAATCACTAGGTTTAAGCGATGAACAAGTATTAGATATGTTTAGAACGATGCTCCTCGCAAGAAAAATTGACGAACGTATGTGGCTGTTGAATCGTGCCGGGAAAATACCTTTTGTTATTTCATGTCAAGGTCAGGAAGCCGCACAAGTAGGAGCCTCTTATGCACTGGATCGTGAAAAAGATTACGCTCTTCCTTATTACAGAGATATGGGAGTGGTGCTGTCTTTTGGCATGACTGCTCAAGATTTAATGCTTTCAGGATTTGCTAAAGCAGAAGATCCAAATTCAGGCGGACGGCAAATGCCTGGTCATTTCGGGCAAAAAAAGAACAGAATCGTAACCGGTTCATCCCCCGTTACGACGCAAGTACCTCACGCCGTAGGCATAGCGCTTGCAGCTAAGATGGAAAAGAAAGATTATGTATCCTTAGTAACATTTGGTGAAGGTTCTTCCAACCAGGGCGATTTTCATGAAGGGGCGAACTTTGCTGGTGTCCACAAGCTTCCTGTCATCTTTATGGTGGAGAATAATAAATATGCCATTTCTGTGCCAGTAGCAAAGCAATTGGCTTGTGAGAAAGTGTCTGATCGCGCGATTGGTTATGGCATGCCTGGCTACACAGTTGATGGTAACGATCCTCTTGCTGTTTATGAAGTAGTGAAAGAGGCAGCTGAACGCGGGCGTAAAGGAGAAGGGCCTACGCTGATCGAAGCGGTTTCTTACAGGCTGACTCCTCACTCCAGTGATGATGATGACCGTACGTATCGGGAAAGAGATGAAGTGGATGAAGCGAAAAAGAAAGATTCGATCGTAACGTTTGCTAATTATTTGCGTGAACAGAACATTTTAACGGAAGAAAAAGAAACAGAGTTGAATGAAGAAATTAATCAACTGGTCAATGAGGCGACTGAATATGCGGAAAATGCTGAGTACGCGGAAGCTGAGTCTGCATTGCACTATGTATATGAAGAGTAA
- the bcd gene encoding Leu/Phe/Val dehydrogenase, producing the protein MEIFNYMTKYDYEQLVFCQDEQSGLKAIIAIHDTTLGPALGGTRMWTYETEEAAIEDALRLAKGMTYKNAAAGLNLGGGKTVIIGDPKQDKNEAMFRAFGRFIQGLNGRYITAEDVGTTVQDMDLIHEETDYVTGISPAFGSSGNPSPVTAYGVYRGMKAAANEGFGSDSLEGKTVAVQGVGNVAYNLCRHLHEEGAHLIVTDINQEAVQRAVDEFGAKAVGTDEIYGVDCDIYAPCALGATLNDETIPQLKAKVIAGAANNQLKETTHGDILHEKGIVYTPDYVINAGGVINVADELHGYNKERAMKRVETIYDNVARVFEISKRDEIPTYKAADRMAEERIMKLRKSRSQFLQNGHHILSRK; encoded by the coding sequence ATGGAAATTTTTAATTATATGACCAAATACGATTACGAGCAGTTAGTTTTCTGTCAGGATGAACAATCTGGTTTAAAGGCAATTATAGCTATTCATGACACCACTTTAGGACCTGCACTTGGCGGGACAAGAATGTGGACATATGAAACAGAAGAAGCAGCTATTGAAGATGCCTTGAGGCTTGCCAAAGGGATGACTTATAAAAATGCTGCTGCCGGCCTTAATCTAGGTGGAGGTAAAACTGTCATTATCGGAGATCCTAAGCAAGATAAAAATGAAGCGATGTTCCGTGCTTTCGGTCGTTTTATTCAAGGGTTGAATGGCAGGTACATCACCGCTGAAGATGTAGGAACTACTGTACAGGATATGGATTTAATTCACGAGGAAACTGATTATGTGACAGGAATCTCACCTGCTTTTGGCTCTTCGGGAAATCCATCGCCCGTTACGGCTTACGGGGTATATCGCGGAATGAAAGCTGCAGCCAATGAAGGGTTTGGCTCTGATTCTTTAGAAGGAAAAACCGTTGCCGTTCAAGGCGTTGGAAATGTCGCTTACAATTTGTGCCGTCATCTTCATGAAGAGGGAGCTCATTTAATTGTTACGGATATTAACCAAGAGGCCGTTCAGCGTGCCGTTGACGAATTCGGAGCTAAGGCAGTCGGGACGGATGAAATCTACGGCGTAGATTGTGACATTTATGCACCGTGTGCACTTGGAGCGACGCTGAATGATGAAACCATTCCTCAGCTAAAAGCTAAAGTCATAGCAGGAGCGGCGAATAACCAGTTAAAAGAAACGACTCACGGAGACATCCTGCATGAAAAAGGCATCGTTTACACTCCGGATTATGTCATCAATGCCGGCGGCGTGATCAATGTGGCGGACGAGCTGCATGGTTATAATAAAGAACGTGCAATGAAGCGGGTAGAAACGATTTATGATAATGTGGCCCGGGTTTTTGAAATTTCAAAACGTGATGAAATTCCTACTTACAAAGCTGCCGATCGAATGGCGGAAGAGCGCATTATGAAGTTACGCAAATCCCGCAGCCAGTTTTTGCAGAATGGTCATCATATTTTAAGCAGAAAATAG
- a CDS encoding DUF294 nucleotidyltransferase-like domain-containing protein, translating to MYEQFELYRKQYPFDLLTEVEFAEMFGKAEVKHYSANEFLLHEDQKDESIDIHFLVSGLAKNIMHRSNGKQLSVRFYYPGDLIGVMILLTSGEMRFSVQALEPLQTLCFERESFLKIMSNNTQFSKVVMDGISHLMKSLYDEIKYKSSTSDEQDDRELYKKRADSYMETPAFIHPEDSIEKAARMLQQEKIEALIVSEDQRTMLGMIGYGDLLRAYFDNDHNNPVKTYMAEESFSITDQEFIYDALSYLKHHPTEIIPVLHKDKIVGVLRQSSFFTIKNSVYFDLTYRISNASTLEEIHQLSPVHNERFQQFIDSLIDDGMLAYDIAELMTNYNDRIHKQIVQLAEDHMVADGYGPPPINYCFLVMGSEGRKEQAFSTDQDNGIILANYEDSPNKNEIDHYFSVFTRKINEMLDHCDYPFCKGGIMAREPKWRHQLKEWYESIDHWIKKMDAEEIRDFTIFMDFRPIFGDFSLAYGLKKYVTERVKKSLNLHQLLMKDTLRFRVPVQPFGRISGVGKKRTLNIKKSAIMQIVNAIRIYSMKYGIEDINTVNRLDSLAESERFHPRDVENAKIALHRLMLVRLKENLRQLKDKEPLTNEIGLNHLKKDERRSLREALVIAKRLQQVLELSYNRNRVV from the coding sequence GTGTATGAACAGTTCGAATTGTATAGAAAACAATATCCATTTGACCTTTTAACAGAAGTAGAATTTGCTGAAATGTTTGGAAAGGCCGAAGTGAAACACTACAGCGCGAATGAATTTCTGCTCCATGAAGATCAGAAGGATGAATCCATTGATATTCACTTCCTCGTTTCAGGCCTTGCAAAAAATATCATGCATCGTTCCAATGGAAAACAGCTTTCTGTTCGTTTTTATTATCCAGGGGACTTAATTGGAGTTATGATCCTATTAACCAGCGGTGAAATGAGGTTTTCTGTCCAGGCCCTTGAGCCTTTGCAAACTCTTTGCTTTGAGAGAGAGTCCTTCTTGAAAATCATGTCCAACAATACACAATTTTCCAAAGTAGTAATGGATGGAATCAGTCACTTAATGAAAAGTTTATACGACGAGATTAAATACAAAAGCTCTACGAGTGATGAACAGGATGACCGGGAGTTATACAAGAAACGGGCTGATTCCTACATGGAAACTCCTGCCTTTATCCATCCCGAGGATTCCATTGAAAAAGCTGCCCGAATGCTTCAGCAGGAAAAAATTGAAGCCCTTATTGTCAGCGAAGACCAGCGGACAATGCTCGGAATGATCGGCTATGGGGACTTGCTTCGTGCGTATTTCGATAATGATCATAACAATCCAGTGAAAACTTACATGGCAGAAGAATCATTTTCTATCACGGATCAAGAATTTATTTATGATGCTCTCAGTTATCTCAAACATCATCCAACGGAAATTATCCCGGTTCTTCACAAGGACAAAATTGTTGGGGTTCTCAGGCAGAGTTCCTTCTTTACAATTAAGAACTCCGTCTATTTTGATTTAACGTATCGTATTTCCAATGCCTCGACTCTAGAAGAGATTCACCAGCTGTCCCCTGTTCATAATGAACGATTTCAACAATTTATCGATTCCCTTATTGACGATGGCATGCTGGCATATGATATTGCAGAATTGATGACGAACTATAACGACCGCATCCATAAACAGATTGTTCAGTTAGCTGAAGATCACATGGTAGCAGATGGGTATGGTCCTCCTCCGATTAATTATTGTTTCTTAGTGATGGGAAGTGAAGGAAGAAAAGAACAGGCTTTTTCAACCGACCAGGACAATGGGATTATTCTCGCCAATTACGAAGACTCACCTAACAAAAATGAAATTGATCATTATTTTTCAGTGTTTACTCGGAAAATCAATGAAATGCTTGATCACTGTGATTATCCGTTCTGTAAAGGAGGAATCATGGCACGCGAACCAAAATGGAGGCATCAATTGAAGGAATGGTACGAAAGCATTGATCACTGGATCAAAAAAATGGACGCTGAGGAGATACGCGATTTTACAATATTTATGGATTTTCGCCCCATCTTTGGGGACTTCTCCCTAGCCTATGGTTTAAAAAAATATGTCACCGAGCGAGTTAAAAAATCTCTGAATCTTCATCAGCTTCTCATGAAGGACACCCTTCGCTTCAGAGTGCCTGTTCAGCCTTTTGGACGTATATCAGGTGTTGGAAAAAAGCGGACGTTGAATATTAAAAAATCAGCCATTATGCAAATTGTAAATGCGATTCGCATTTACAGCATGAAGTATGGCATTGAAGATATTAACACAGTTAACCGGCTCGATTCTTTAGCGGAGAGTGAACGATTTCATCCAAGGGATGTAGAAAATGCAAAAATTGCCCTGCATCGTCTGATGCTCGTCCGCCTAAAAGAAAATTTGCGGCAGTTAAAAGACAAAGAACCATTGACTAATGAAATTGGCCTGAATCATTTAAAAAAAGACGAGAGACGTTCCCTCCGTGAAGCATTAGTCATTGCTAAACGTCTGCAGCAGGTGCTGGAACTCAGTTATAACCGAAATCGGGTGGTTTAA